The nucleotide window AAGCGGGCGTTCTTCGAATTCCACCCGACCGTGACCGACGATGTAAAGGTCACCCGGCTGGACGGGACCATTCGCACGCAGAGCGAGCCCAACTCCTGGGTCACCTGCAGACCGCACCCGTCGCCGCCGCTCTGGTACTGCAGGACGAACACCACCACGCGCAGCTGGAACGAGTTCGACGCCGAGATCACCCTGCGCGCGTTCGACGCGGCCGGCAACGCCAGCGAGCCGGTGACCACGACGGTGCACGTGGACAACCTGCCGCCCAGGGTGGGCTTCTCCCCGGCGCTCCGGACGGTGGTCCGCCCCGGCCCGGTCGCGATCTCGCTGACCGGCGTGCCCGACGACGTGGTGCAGATCAAGGTGCGTGACGTCGTCGACGGCCCCGCGGTGGCCACGCTCACCGAGGCGCCCTGGTCCTGGACCTGGAACGCCGTGGAAGGTGCCGGGCCGTGCGTGCTGGCCACCGACCGGGCCGGCAACATGTGGTCCGGGTGCACCGACTACGCGGTCGACACCGCGGCGCCGGTCATCGACTGGGTGTCCTCCTCCAGCGACTACTCGTCGAACCGGCTGGACAACGGCGGCGGCTGGGTCGGCGCGCACAGCCGGGTGGGTGCCTACGTCACCGATCAGTCGCCGATCGCGCGTACCGAATGGTGGGTCAACGGTGTCCTCGCCGCGACCTCGCCGGACTTCCAGTGGGACACCCGGGCGATCGCGGTACCCACCGCGAACCTGGAGCTCCGCGTCTGGGACGCCTTCGGCAATCTCGCGTCGAAGTCCCTCACGGTCAACATCGACAAGGCGGCGCCGGTGGCGACCGTGTCCCCGGCCGAGAAGTCGCTCGTCCGGGGCACCACGTTCGTCACCTCGATCAAGGCGACGGACCGCAACGGGGTCGCCTTCACCGGCATCGCCGGTGCTGACTACCTCTCCGGCTCGCGGACGAGCGTGCGGCTCAAGTCCGGAAAGGACGGCGCGCGGACGGTGACCTGGCAGGTCGTCGACCAGCTCGGCAACTCCGCGTACGTCAAGCGGACCGTGACCGTCGACAACACCGCGCCCGCCGTTTCGTTCAAGAGCGCGCCGAAGAACAAGGCGAAGCTCAAGAAGACGGTCTCGCTGACTGCCAAGTCGAGCGACCGCAACGGCGTCGCCAAGGTGCAGCTGCTGGTCAACGGCAAGGTGGTCGCCACCGACACCAAGGCCGCCTACGCCTTCAAGCTGAACCCGAAGAAGTACGGCAAGAAATTCACCGTGCAGCTACGCGCCTACGACAAGGCCGGGAACGCCAAGTACTCGACCAAGCGAACCTACCGCCGCTGAGGGGAATGCTGTGTACCTCAAACTCCGGCACACCGGAATGGTCACCGCGGCCGCACTCGCCGCCTCGCTGATCGCCACCCCACCCGCCTTCGCCGCCGGCTCGGTGCCGAAGGTCTTCGCGGAAACCGCGGAGTTCTGGGTCGGCGGCGTCACGCCGGTGACCTTCTATCCAGGGCAGGGCCAGGACATGTCCGCCGTCACCGGCCTGACGCTGTTCGCCGACGGCACGGAGGTCGGCACCGACACCGCCGCGCCCTGGGGCATCGACTGGGACACCCGGGGCTTCAACGGCCTGGTGCGCCTGAGCACCCGGGCCACCACGGACACCGGCACGTCGACGACCGACGGCATGACGGTCGACGTCGACAACAACGCGCCGACCGGACTGACCGTGCGCTTCCCGCGCAGGGACGGCTACATCGGCCAGGGCGGCGAACTCGCCGTGGACGCGAACGACGACACCTTCGTCACCGGCTCCGAGTTGATCGTCGGCGGCGTGGTGGTCTCGTCCAAGGACCTCGCCGGCGGCGGCAACCTCGACCTGGGCTGGAACGTCAAGCTCCCGAACGGCAAGACCGACATGACGGTCCGCGTACGGGACAAGGTCGGCAACGTGACGGCGCTGACCAGGAGCGTCACCGTCGACAACGACCGGCCGGTGATCACCGGCAGCACCACCGCGGGCAGCGCGGTCCGAGGCAGCTTCAAGGTCACCCTGACCGGCTACAAGGACGCCAGCCCGTTCGTCACCTTCGAGGCCCTGCTGGACGACCCGGCGATGCAGCGCTCGTACGGCCAGGAGGGCTCCCCCCGCACGCTCACCATCGACAGCCGGGACGTGCCGGACGGGAAGTACACGCTCGGCTGGCGCGCCATCGACGCGGCCGGCAACGAGGGGGTCCTGAGGCGCCCACTCATCGTGGACAACAGGGCACCCGCGGTATCGATCACCAAGGCGCCGAAGAACAAGGCGAAGGTCAAGAAGAAGTTCACGGTCACCGCCAAGGCGACCGACACGTACGGGATCGCCAAGGTGCAGCTGCTGGTCAACGGCAAGGTCGTCACGACCGACACCAAGGCCGGCTACTCGTTCACGGTGAACCCGAAGAAGTACGGCAAGAAGTTCACCGTGCGGGTCCGGGCCTACGACAAGGCCGGCAACGTCAGGTACAGCTCCACCCGTACGTACAAGCGCTAGCTAGCACCGGCGAAAACGAAGGCCCAGGCATCGTGCCTGGGCCTTCGTTGTCAGTCCACGAACTCGAAGCACACTCCCTCC belongs to Amorphoplanes digitatis and includes:
- a CDS encoding Ig-like domain-containing protein, whose protein sequence is MYQSFTRRALAALTASAVSVAGLAMPAYAADEPSLLAGPEQELTAAVGESFAATLSVTNAGDTAVDGVAINFARAFGFEATEEFANCTYDSGVPRGCAFDQTLEPGKTYRVVVPFRSGADTYAPGGVFGQFEWQTKAEYRPAGTAGGGPELRLQEGDKLGESRASAWQNVEVMITGDNGADLVAIGDAVGGKVGEVVEAEVGVHNNGPATLDWSMSGESPGFVAIVIPAGTSVVSSPGCENWPAKSNRYQCQTATRFKVGATTTWKFSLRIDSVVADGAGSIEVNPDCQCQRFSRDLDKSNNKAPLSVAATADTTAPVIVSTGIATDVPKRAFFEFHPTVTDDVKVTRLDGTIRTQSEPNSWVTCRPHPSPPLWYCRTNTTTRSWNEFDAEITLRAFDAAGNASEPVTTTVHVDNLPPRVGFSPALRTVVRPGPVAISLTGVPDDVVQIKVRDVVDGPAVATLTEAPWSWTWNAVEGAGPCVLATDRAGNMWSGCTDYAVDTAAPVIDWVSSSSDYSSNRLDNGGGWVGAHSRVGAYVTDQSPIARTEWWVNGVLAATSPDFQWDTRAIAVPTANLELRVWDAFGNLASKSLTVNIDKAAPVATVSPAEKSLVRGTTFVTSIKATDRNGVAFTGIAGADYLSGSRTSVRLKSGKDGARTVTWQVVDQLGNSAYVKRTVTVDNTAPAVSFKSAPKNKAKLKKTVSLTAKSSDRNGVAKVQLLVNGKVVATDTKAAYAFKLNPKKYGKKFTVQLRAYDKAGNAKYSTKRTYRR
- a CDS encoding Ig-like domain-containing protein, coding for MYLKLRHTGMVTAAALAASLIATPPAFAAGSVPKVFAETAEFWVGGVTPVTFYPGQGQDMSAVTGLTLFADGTEVGTDTAAPWGIDWDTRGFNGLVRLSTRATTDTGTSTTDGMTVDVDNNAPTGLTVRFPRRDGYIGQGGELAVDANDDTFVTGSELIVGGVVVSSKDLAGGGNLDLGWNVKLPNGKTDMTVRVRDKVGNVTALTRSVTVDNDRPVITGSTTAGSAVRGSFKVTLTGYKDASPFVTFEALLDDPAMQRSYGQEGSPRTLTIDSRDVPDGKYTLGWRAIDAAGNEGVLRRPLIVDNRAPAVSITKAPKNKAKVKKKFTVTAKATDTYGIAKVQLLVNGKVVTTDTKAGYSFTVNPKKYGKKFTVRVRAYDKAGNVRYSSTRTYKR